The following are from one region of the Paenibacillus sabinae T27 genome:
- the mnmG gene encoding tRNA uridine-5-carboxymethylaminomethyl(34) synthesis enzyme MnmG, giving the protein MSYEGGSYDVIVIGAGHAGSEAALAAARMGCSTLMVTINLDMIAFMPCNPSIGGPAKGHVVREIDALGGEMGRNIDKTFIQLRMLNTGKGPAVHALRAQADKFLYQHTMKETMEKTPNLTLRQGMVERLVVENGECAGVITKTGTIYRSKSVILTTGTYLRGKVIMGETTYESGPNNQQPSVKLSENLRELGFELVRFKTGTPPRVHKDTIDFSKTEIQPGDEHPKFFSYETKSSENEQLPCWLTYTSEETHSIINSNLHRAPMFTGIIEGTGPRYCPSIEDKVVRFSDKPKHQIFLEPEGQNTAEYYVQGLSTSLPEDVQLSILRSIPGLEKVEMMRNGYAIEYDAMVPTQLWPSLETKRLPGLFTAGQINGTSGYEEAAGQGVMAGINAARKVQGKDPVILDRSQGYIGVLIDDLVTKGTNEPYRLLTSRAEYRLLLRHDNADLRLTPVGYDIGLISEERYATFVDKKQKVEQEIQRLQDTKVKPSEVNAALEEKGSAPIVDGSNLLILMRRPEVDYTFVEQISPPQVSLDEEMKEQVEIQIKYAGYIEKQLQHVERLQKMEQKKLPDDIDYSDIHGLAIEARQKLAKIRPISIGQASRISGVTPADISILLVHLEHYNRVTAAKG; this is encoded by the coding sequence ATGAGTTATGAAGGAGGAAGCTATGACGTGATCGTCATCGGCGCGGGTCATGCCGGCAGTGAAGCTGCCCTCGCCGCCGCCCGAATGGGCTGCAGCACCTTGATGGTGACGATCAATCTGGATATGATCGCTTTCATGCCCTGCAACCCGTCCATTGGCGGACCTGCCAAGGGGCATGTCGTTCGTGAAATTGATGCTCTGGGCGGTGAAATGGGACGGAATATCGACAAGACGTTCATTCAGCTCCGCATGCTGAACACCGGTAAAGGACCTGCGGTTCATGCGCTGCGCGCCCAGGCCGATAAATTTCTGTACCAGCACACAATGAAAGAAACGATGGAGAAGACGCCGAATCTGACGCTGCGGCAGGGAATGGTTGAGCGGCTCGTCGTTGAGAACGGCGAATGCGCCGGAGTAATCACCAAGACCGGAACAATTTACCGGAGTAAGTCCGTTATTTTGACTACGGGCACATATCTGCGCGGCAAGGTCATTATGGGGGAGACGACTTACGAAAGCGGGCCGAACAATCAGCAGCCGTCGGTTAAACTTTCGGAGAATTTGCGTGAGCTTGGCTTTGAACTGGTCCGCTTTAAGACTGGAACCCCGCCGCGTGTGCACAAAGATACGATTGACTTCTCTAAAACCGAAATTCAACCGGGAGACGAGCATCCGAAATTCTTCTCCTATGAGACCAAATCTTCCGAGAACGAGCAGCTTCCTTGCTGGCTGACGTATACGTCGGAAGAGACCCATTCGATCATTAATAGCAATCTGCACCGGGCGCCGATGTTTACTGGCATTATCGAAGGAACAGGGCCTCGTTATTGCCCGTCCATCGAGGACAAGGTGGTCCGCTTCAGCGACAAGCCGAAGCACCAGATTTTCCTTGAACCGGAAGGGCAAAACACCGCCGAATACTATGTTCAAGGCTTGTCTACCAGCCTACCTGAAGATGTACAGCTCTCGATTCTGCGCTCTATTCCCGGTCTGGAAAAGGTTGAAATGATGCGTAATGGATATGCTATTGAATATGATGCTATGGTGCCTACCCAATTGTGGCCAAGCCTGGAAACGAAGCGTCTGCCTGGACTGTTCACGGCTGGACAGATCAACGGTACTTCCGGTTACGAGGAAGCGGCAGGGCAGGGGGTTATGGCTGGTATTAATGCGGCCCGCAAGGTGCAGGGCAAAGATCCGGTCATTCTGGACCGTTCTCAAGGGTATATCGGCGTACTGATTGACGATCTTGTCACTAAAGGAACGAATGAGCCGTACCGACTGCTTACTTCCCGCGCAGAATATCGTTTGCTGCTTCGCCATGACAATGCCGATCTTCGCTTGACTCCGGTCGGTTATGACATCGGCTTGATCTCTGAAGAACGGTATGCGACTTTTGTAGATAAGAAACAGAAGGTCGAGCAGGAAATTCAAAGACTGCAGGACACCAAGGTTAAACCGTCCGAAGTAAATGCTGCCCTGGAGGAAAAAGGGTCGGCGCCAATTGTAGACGGCAGCAACCTGCTGATCCTGATGCGCCGTCCGGAAGTGGACTATACCTTTGTTGAACAAATCTCCCCGCCACAGGTTTCGCTTGATGAGGAGATGAAGGAGCAGGTCGAGATTCAGATCAAATATGCAGGTTATATTGAAAAGCAGCTTCAGCATGTGGAGCGTCTGCAAAAGATGGAGCAGAAGAAGCTTCCGGACGATATCGATTACAGCGATATTCATGGATTGGCCATCGAAGCCCGGCAGAAGCTGGCGAAGATCCGTCCGATTTCCATTGGCCAGGCATCTCGGATTTCCGGCGTGACCCCGGCCGATATCTCCATCCTTCTGGTGCATTTGGAGCATTATAACCGGGTAACCGCGGCGAAAGGATAA
- the mnmE gene encoding tRNA uridine-5-carboxymethylaminomethyl(34) synthesis GTPase MnmE codes for MISDTIAAVSTAVGEGGIAIIRVSGPESISEVAPLFRSRIPLTEAESHTVHYGHIVHPENGEIMEEVLVTVMRAPRSFTTEDVVEISTHGGVISVRRVMDILLQQQIRLAEPGEFTKRAFLGGRIDLSQAEAVIDLIRSKSDRAFSVALKQVNGSLSQRIGQLRQSLLETLAHIEVNIDYPEHDVELLTAEYIKDKSRDVMEGIERLLKTGTQGKILREGITTAIIGRPNVGKSSLLNALARENKAIVTDIPGTTRDVIEEFVTINNIPLKLLDTAGIRETMDVVEKIGVERSKAAVNEADLILFVLNNSEPLHEDELTLMEQIHGRQVLCIMNKMDLPPKLDKDILLKYFDESAIVPMSVLEEEGLDKLEEAISELFFGGKLESGDLTYVSNVRHIALLKKAHKSLQDAHEAAEQLIPIDMIQIDVRLAWEQLGEIVGDTAADSLLDQIFSQFCLGK; via the coding sequence ATGATCAGCGATACCATTGCTGCCGTTTCGACGGCGGTAGGCGAGGGAGGAATCGCCATTATCCGGGTAAGCGGGCCGGAAAGCATTTCTGAGGTGGCGCCTTTGTTCCGCAGCCGGATTCCGCTGACGGAAGCGGAGAGTCACACCGTTCATTACGGCCATATCGTACATCCCGAAAACGGCGAAATCATGGAAGAGGTGCTCGTAACGGTCATGAGGGCCCCGCGTTCCTTTACCACCGAGGATGTGGTGGAGATCAGTACCCACGGCGGCGTCATCTCTGTGCGAAGAGTAATGGACATTCTGCTTCAGCAGCAGATCCGGCTTGCAGAACCCGGGGAGTTCACCAAGCGCGCTTTTCTGGGCGGAAGAATCGATTTATCTCAGGCGGAGGCAGTAATCGACCTTATCCGGTCGAAGTCCGACCGTGCTTTTTCCGTTGCGCTGAAGCAGGTTAACGGGTCCCTTTCCCAGCGGATCGGGCAGCTTCGCCAAAGCTTGCTGGAGACACTTGCGCATATTGAGGTCAATATCGACTATCCGGAGCATGATGTGGAGCTGCTGACGGCTGAATATATCAAAGACAAGAGCCGTGATGTGATGGAAGGAATCGAGCGGCTGCTGAAGACGGGAACCCAGGGAAAGATCCTGCGTGAAGGGATTACCACCGCCATTATCGGCCGCCCCAATGTAGGGAAATCATCTCTGCTTAACGCTCTCGCTCGGGAGAACAAAGCGATTGTAACTGATATTCCGGGTACAACCCGGGACGTGATTGAAGAATTCGTTACGATTAACAATATACCACTTAAACTGCTGGATACGGCCGGTATCCGTGAAACGATGGATGTGGTCGAGAAAATTGGGGTGGAACGTTCCAAAGCCGCCGTCAATGAGGCCGACCTCATTTTGTTTGTGCTGAACAACAGTGAACCTCTGCACGAGGATGAATTAACTTTAATGGAACAAATCCACGGTAGACAAGTTTTATGTATCATGAATAAAATGGACTTACCGCCGAAATTGGATAAAGATATTTTGCTGAAATATTTTGACGAGTCGGCTATCGTGCCGATGTCCGTGTTGGAAGAGGAAGGCCTCGACAAGCTGGAGGAAGCCATTTCGGAACTCTTTTTCGGAGGAAAGCTGGAGTCGGGGGATTTAACCTATGTCAGCAACGTTCGCCATATCGCTCTGCTAAAAAAAGCGCACAAGTCGCTTCAGGATGCCCATGAAGCTGCGGAGCAGCTGATTCCGATCGATATGATTCAGATCGACGTTCGGCTTGCCTGGGAGCAGCTGGGCGAAATTGTCGGGGATACGGCAGCCGATTCGCTGCTTGACCAAATCTTCTCGCAATTCTGTTTAGGAAAATAA
- the jag gene encoding RNA-binding cell elongation regulator Jag/EloR has product MNKVVATGKTIEEAVKRGLAQLAAEKDKVTVTVLEQPSKGFLGLIGVKDAKVELTLLTDPAPVPAASAPSLPQQNEPETRQEATGGAPRQDSGDPIKEAYQEAIRFIVDVAASMGLHVEVEVVHGKDAATLQISGPDLGLLIGRRGQTLDALQYLANIVANRYSDSFVRLVLDAENFRERRKKTLEDLADRLAGRVVRTRKEVVLEPMSPQERKIIHSRLQDHRQVNTYSKGEEPNRRVVITLKQ; this is encoded by the coding sequence ATGAACAAAGTCGTCGCGACAGGGAAAACCATTGAAGAAGCTGTGAAGCGCGGACTTGCCCAGCTGGCAGCCGAAAAGGACAAGGTCACGGTAACCGTGCTTGAGCAGCCATCAAAAGGATTCCTGGGGCTTATCGGTGTGAAGGATGCGAAGGTGGAGCTCACCTTGCTGACTGATCCTGCACCGGTGCCAGCGGCGAGTGCTCCGTCACTGCCTCAGCAGAATGAACCAGAGACGAGACAAGAGGCGACCGGGGGCGCGCCCCGCCAGGATTCCGGAGATCCGATTAAGGAAGCTTATCAAGAGGCCATTCGTTTTATTGTGGATGTGGCCGCGAGCATGGGACTCCATGTGGAAGTGGAAGTCGTTCACGGCAAGGATGCCGCTACGCTGCAAATCTCCGGTCCGGATCTGGGACTGCTGATCGGCAGAAGAGGACAAACTCTCGATGCATTGCAATATTTGGCTAATATCGTTGCCAACCGCTATTCCGACAGCTTTGTCCGCCTCGTGCTGGATGCGGAGAATTTCCGCGAACGGCGCAAGAAGACGCTGGAGGATTTAGCGGATCGGCTGGCGGGCCGAGTCGTTCGTACCCGCAAGGAAGTCGTGCTGGAGCCCATGTCTCCGCAGGAACGAAAGATCATCCATTCGCGGCTCCAGGATCATCGTCAGGTGAACACCTACAGCAAGGGCGAAGAGCCGAACCGCCGTGTTGTTATTACATTGAAGCAGTGA
- a CDS encoding YidC/Oxa1 family membrane protein insertase: MSLLKTKRGKWFLLIAAMVMMVAVLSGCSQSTTVTHTTEDLKNGGFWQSNVVYYFALALETFAGWFHGQYALAVLVMVIIVRTLILPLTMKQVKSSRAMQAIQPELQKIQKKYKDNPEKVQQETMRLFQENKVNPMAGCLPLVVQMPIFIALYNSIYYNPHLREHSFLWLQLGKPDHLFILPALAAITTYLQTKMMSSMNPVQQQGPMQFMLMVYPVLIFIMSYNFPSALPLYWVFSNLYTIGQNYFLYRGKGTPPQTAVAGADSGNSGKASKLKEAKKSK; encoded by the coding sequence GTGTCTCTACTGAAGACGAAACGAGGAAAATGGTTTCTCCTCATCGCAGCTATGGTCATGATGGTGGCCGTTCTGTCGGGCTGCAGTCAATCGACAACGGTTACGCATACGACGGAGGATTTGAAGAATGGGGGCTTCTGGCAGAGCAATGTCGTTTATTACTTTGCCTTGGCGCTTGAGACGTTTGCCGGTTGGTTCCACGGACAATACGCCCTGGCCGTCCTGGTAATGGTTATTATTGTCCGTACGCTTATACTCCCGCTTACAATGAAGCAGGTGAAGAGCTCGCGGGCTATGCAGGCCATCCAGCCTGAGCTTCAAAAAATCCAGAAAAAATATAAAGACAATCCCGAAAAGGTTCAGCAGGAAACGATGCGGCTGTTCCAGGAGAATAAAGTCAATCCGATGGCCGGCTGTCTGCCGCTCGTTGTGCAAATGCCGATCTTTATCGCTCTTTACAATTCGATCTATTACAACCCCCATCTGAGGGAGCATTCCTTCCTTTGGCTGCAGCTCGGAAAGCCTGACCACTTGTTCATCCTGCCGGCTCTCGCCGCGATTACGACATACCTGCAAACAAAGATGATGTCATCGATGAATCCAGTTCAGCAGCAAGGCCCTATGCAGTTCATGCTGATGGTTTATCCGGTTCTGATCTTCATTATGTCTTACAACTTCCCGTCCGCATTGCCGCTGTACTGGGTATTCAGCAACCTGTATACGATCGGTCAGAACTATTTCTTGTACCGGGGAAAGGGTACTCCTCCCCAAACGGCGGTCGCCGGCGCCGATTCCGGCAATAGCGGTAAGGCATCGAAGTTGAAGGAGGCCAAAAAGTCCAAATGA
- the rnpA gene encoding ribonuclease P protein component, translated as MHKSLRLRNRADFSRVYRHGKSFANHQFVVYWFNRKQVERFRAGVSVSKKIGNAVVRNRMRRLVKEIVRHHEAEIAGGLDMVFIVRKGALDMSYAELEKSVLHVLRKAKLLKASRK; from the coding sequence GTGCATAAAAGCTTGCGTTTACGAAACCGCGCCGACTTCAGCCGCGTATACAGGCATGGGAAGTCGTTTGCGAACCATCAGTTTGTGGTGTACTGGTTCAATAGAAAGCAGGTTGAGCGGTTCCGGGCCGGCGTATCGGTCAGCAAAAAAATCGGAAACGCCGTCGTCCGCAACCGGATGAGAAGACTTGTGAAGGAAATTGTGCGGCATCATGAGGCCGAGATCGCCGGCGGATTGGACATGGTGTTCATCGTCCGAAAAGGGGCACTCGACATGAGTTATGCGGAGCTTGAAAAAAGCGTGCTTCATGTGCTGCGAAAAGCCAAGCTGCTCAAGGCTTCGCGCAAATAA